One Natronomonas moolapensis 8.8.11 genomic region harbors:
- a CDS encoding cryptochrome/photolyase family protein, with amino-acid sequence MRLHWHRRDLRLADNRGLADAPERPVGVFVFDEAVLEHAGASRVAFLLDAVGALRAAYRERGSELLVRAGDPASVVPNLAADLGAEFVSWNRDYSGLASERDERVDDALENVDATPQKFHDAVCHEPGSITTNAGDPYSVFTYFGRKWRDREKDDPRRIPETAPAADLGVAPGAIPTLSDLGFDAPAAEVPAAGTDVARTLLESFLDDDVYRYEESRDYPAEECTSRLSVHLKFGTIGIREVDKRVRDALESASGERRESVAEFRSQLAWREFYTHVLYFNPDVVTTNYTSYENPIEWENDDDLLAAWKRGETGYPIVDAGMRQLRAEGFMHNRVRMIVASFLTKDLLIDWRHGYEHFRDLLVDHDTANDNGGWQWAASTGTDSQPYFRIFNPMTQGERYDPDAAYIREYVPELEGVDPDVVHSWHELTPTERANAAPEYPEPVVEHSERREQALSMFERARGESD; translated from the coding sequence ATGCGTCTTCACTGGCACCGGCGGGACTTGCGACTCGCTGACAACCGCGGCCTCGCAGACGCGCCCGAGCGGCCCGTCGGAGTGTTCGTCTTCGACGAGGCAGTGCTGGAGCATGCGGGAGCGTCCCGTGTGGCGTTTCTACTCGACGCGGTCGGGGCGCTGCGTGCGGCCTACCGCGAGCGCGGATCCGAACTGCTCGTCCGGGCGGGCGATCCCGCAAGTGTCGTGCCCAACCTCGCGGCCGATCTGGGTGCTGAGTTCGTCTCGTGGAACCGCGACTACTCGGGGCTGGCGAGCGAGCGCGACGAGCGCGTGGACGACGCGCTCGAGAACGTCGATGCGACCCCCCAGAAGTTCCACGACGCCGTGTGTCACGAACCCGGATCGATCACGACGAACGCGGGTGACCCGTACTCGGTGTTCACCTACTTCGGTCGGAAATGGCGCGACCGCGAGAAGGACGACCCCCGGCGGATTCCGGAGACGGCCCCGGCGGCCGACCTCGGCGTCGCCCCGGGTGCGATCCCGACGCTATCGGATCTGGGGTTCGACGCACCGGCGGCGGAGGTTCCGGCCGCCGGCACGGATGTCGCACGAACGCTACTCGAGTCGTTTCTCGACGACGACGTCTATCGATACGAGGAGTCTCGCGATTACCCCGCCGAGGAGTGTACGTCCCGGCTCTCGGTGCACTTGAAGTTCGGGACGATCGGGATTCGCGAGGTCGACAAGCGGGTCAGAGACGCCCTCGAGAGCGCCTCCGGCGAGCGCCGCGAGTCGGTCGCGGAGTTCCGTTCGCAACTCGCCTGGCGGGAGTTCTACACCCACGTCCTCTACTTCAATCCCGACGTCGTCACAACGAACTACACGTCCTACGAGAACCCGATCGAGTGGGAGAACGACGACGACCTGCTGGCGGCCTGGAAGCGCGGCGAGACGGGGTACCCGATCGTCGATGCGGGGATGCGACAGTTGCGGGCGGAGGGATTCATGCACAACCGCGTCCGGATGATCGTGGCCTCATTTTTGACGAAGGACTTACTGATCGACTGGCGCCACGGCTACGAGCATTTCCGGGATCTGCTGGTCGATCACGACACCGCGAACGACAACGGCGGCTGGCAGTGGGCGGCCTCGACGGGCACCGACTCCCAGCCGTACTTTCGGATCTTCAACCCGATGACGCAGGGCGAACGCTACGATCCCGACGCGGCGTATATACGGGAGTACGTGCCCGAACTCGAGGGCGTCGATCCCGACGTCGTCCACTCGTGGCACGAACTGACGCCGACCGAGCGCGCGAACGCGGCCCCGGAATACCCGGAACCGGTCGTCGAGCACAGCGAGCGCCGCGAGCAGGCGCTGTCGATGTTCGAGCGCGCCCGCGGCGAGTCGGACTGA
- a CDS encoding thiamine pyrophosphate-dependent enzyme, translating into MSAFNAIDADRDVERDEYTPGIEPQATWCPGCGDFSVLKALKGAMSELGKDPEEILLVTGIGCSGKLNSYFDSYGFHTLHGRALPVARAAKLANPDLEVVAAGGDGDGYGIGGNHLTHTARENHDITYIVFNNEIFGLTKGQTSPTSPKGHESKTQPHGSAKDPVRPLSTSLTAGSSYVARTAAVNPNQAQEILVEAIEHDGFSHIDFLTQCPTWNKDAKQYVPYIDIQQNDDYEFDVTNRPEAAEMMYETELAVHDGEILTGRYYRDDERRSYTEEKQAIGEIPEEPLAERYHDDDYEWERTYDMILDAHK; encoded by the coding sequence ATGAGCGCGTTCAACGCAATCGACGCGGATCGAGATGTAGAGCGAGACGAGTACACGCCCGGCATCGAGCCACAGGCGACGTGGTGTCCCGGCTGCGGTGATTTCAGCGTCCTGAAGGCGCTGAAGGGCGCGATGTCCGAACTCGGCAAGGACCCAGAAGAGATCCTGCTCGTGACCGGGATCGGCTGCTCGGGCAAGCTCAACAGCTACTTCGACAGCTACGGGTTCCACACGCTGCACGGCCGGGCGCTGCCGGTCGCGCGGGCGGCGAAGCTCGCGAACCCCGACCTCGAGGTCGTCGCGGCGGGCGGCGACGGCGACGGCTACGGAATCGGCGGCAACCACCTCACCCACACGGCCCGGGAGAACCACGACATCACCTACATCGTGTTCAACAACGAGATCTTCGGGCTGACGAAGGGCCAGACGTCGCCGACGAGCCCGAAAGGACACGAATCGAAGACCCAACCCCACGGTTCCGCGAAGGACCCCGTTCGGCCGCTGTCGACGTCGCTCACCGCGGGCTCCTCGTACGTCGCCCGGACGGCGGCGGTCAACCCCAACCAGGCCCAGGAGATCCTCGTAGAGGCCATCGAACACGACGGATTCAGCCACATCGATTTCCTCACGCAGTGTCCGACTTGGAACAAGGACGCAAAGCAGTACGTCCCCTACATCGACATCCAACAAAACGACGACTACGAGTTCGACGTCACGAACCGCCCCGAGGCGGCCGAAATGATGTACGAGACGGAACTCGCGGTCCACGACGGGGAGATCCTGACGGGCCGGTATTACCGCGACGACGAGCGGCGCTCCTACACCGAAGAGAAGCAGGCGATCGGCGAGATACCCGAGGAACCGCTCGCCGAGCGCTACCACGACGACGACTACGAGTGGGAGCGCACCTACGATATGATCCTCGACGCGCACAAATAA
- a CDS encoding 2-oxoacid:acceptor oxidoreductase subunit alpha, with the protein MTEEIVWRIAGGSGDGIDSTSQNFAKALMRSGLHVFTHRHYPSRIRGGHTYVEVRASPEPVKSRGDGYNCLLALGDSFARNPQEDAYYGDEEMKPIVENLDELREGGVIVYDEGLVDIDAVPDFEERVEENDWHVYPMDLRARAREKGREVMRNTAGVGATAALLEYELDNIKHLMSDAMSGDVLETNLEILEDAYEDVQGMEFSHDLRMPTGEHDEEQVLLSGSNAIAYGALDAGCRFISGYPMTPWTEVFSLMSKYLPKVGGISEQVEDEIAAAALALGASHAGAKAMSGSSGGGFSLMTEPLGLAEMTETPVVLVEAMRAGPATGMPTKPEQSDLEHVLYASQGDSTRVVLAPSNIEEAYDQTRAAFEIAYDYHVPTIVLYDQKIGGELRNVDESFFDREPAPDLGATLTEEELAEAAHHSAGKFNRYQHDPGEKGVSPRSIPGQKGGRFLAESNEHTPQGHISEDPGNRTAQVDRRLGKHDSIREQLNDADGSHQTTHGDDDAAYGIMTFGSQQGTVEEAVDELNDAGYSVKSMGVSDLMPFPEAEVTEFLESVDECLVVEMTASGQFRGLVQRELGRFGPKMHSLLKYNGNPFEPAEVVDGFRSVLEGDEPATTTRFVPAAGD; encoded by the coding sequence ATGACAGAAGAAATAGTCTGGCGAATCGCGGGCGGTTCCGGCGACGGGATCGACTCGACGAGCCAGAACTTCGCGAAGGCCCTGATGCGATCCGGGCTGCACGTATTCACACACAGACACTATCCCTCCCGCATCCGTGGCGGCCACACCTACGTCGAGGTCCGGGCGTCGCCGGAACCCGTAAAATCCCGCGGTGACGGCTACAACTGCCTGCTCGCGCTCGGTGACTCCTTCGCCAGGAACCCACAGGAGGACGCCTACTACGGCGACGAGGAAATGAAGCCGATCGTCGAAAACCTCGACGAGCTCCGCGAGGGCGGCGTCATCGTCTACGACGAGGGACTCGTCGACATCGACGCCGTTCCCGACTTCGAGGAGCGCGTAGAAGAAAACGACTGGCACGTCTATCCGATGGACCTCCGTGCTCGAGCCCGCGAGAAGGGCCGCGAGGTCATGCGCAACACGGCGGGCGTCGGCGCGACCGCTGCCCTCCTCGAGTACGAACTCGACAATATCAAGCACCTGATGTCGGATGCGATGTCCGGCGACGTCCTCGAAACGAACCTCGAGATTCTCGAGGACGCCTACGAGGACGTCCAAGGAATGGAGTTCAGCCACGACCTCCGGATGCCGACCGGCGAGCACGACGAAGAACAGGTGTTGCTCTCGGGGAGCAACGCCATCGCCTACGGCGCTCTCGACGCCGGGTGTCGGTTCATCTCGGGGTACCCGATGACGCCGTGGACCGAAGTGTTCAGCCTGATGAGCAAATACCTCCCGAAGGTCGGTGGGATCTCCGAACAGGTCGAAGACGAGATCGCCGCGGCCGCGCTCGCGCTCGGTGCGTCACACGCCGGCGCGAAGGCGATGTCCGGCTCCTCCGGGGGCGGGTTCTCGTTGATGACCGAGCCGCTCGGGCTCGCCGAGATGACCGAGACCCCGGTCGTCCTCGTCGAGGCGATGCGGGCCGGCCCCGCGACCGGGATGCCGACGAAGCCCGAACAGAGCGACCTCGAACACGTCCTCTATGCGAGCCAGGGCGACTCGACGCGAGTCGTTCTCGCGCCCAGTAACATCGAGGAGGCCTACGACCAGACACGCGCCGCCTTCGAGATCGCCTACGACTATCACGTCCCGACGATCGTCCTCTACGATCAGAAGATCGGGGGCGAACTCAGAAACGTCGACGAGTCTTTCTTCGATCGTGAGCCCGCTCCGGACCTCGGGGCGACGCTCACCGAGGAGGAACTCGCCGAGGCGGCACACCACTCCGCCGGGAAGTTCAACCGTTACCAGCACGACCCCGGCGAGAAGGGCGTCTCGCCGCGGTCGATCCCCGGACAGAAGGGCGGTCGGTTCCTCGCCGAGAGCAACGAGCACACCCCACAGGGGCACATCTCAGAGGACCCCGGAAACCGGACCGCGCAGGTCGATCGCCGCCTCGGTAAGCACGACTCGATCCGAGAGCAGCTCAACGACGCCGACGGGAGCCACCAGACCACCCACGGCGACGACGACGCTGCGTACGGCATCATGACCTTCGGCAGTCAGCAAGGCACCGTCGAGGAGGCCGTCGACGAACTCAACGACGCCGGCTACAGCGTGAAGTCGATGGGGGTCTCCGACCTGATGCCGTTCCCGGAGGCCGAGGTGACCGAGTTCCTCGAATCCGTCGACGAGTGTCTCGTCGTCGAGATGACGGCCAGCGGCCAGTTCCGCGGGCTCGTCCAGCGCGAGCTGGGCCGGTTCGGCCCGAAGATGCACAGCCTTCTGAAATACAACGGCAACCCGTTCGAGCCGGCGGAAGTCGTCGACGGGTTCCGGTCCGTCCTCGAGGGTGACGAGCCCGCGACGACGACGAGGTTCGTCCCGGCGGCAGGTGATTGA
- a CDS encoding zinc-dependent alcohol dehydrogenase family protein, which produces MRAAIYRGPGEITVEEVPRPELESSTDAVVRVTHTAVCGSDLWFYRGDSDREVGSRVGHEPMGVVEAVGADVRSVAPGDRVFAPFLVSCGACEFCRKGLHTSCVNGDSWGGDNGGGQGEYVRTPHADGTLVRVPDRHADDEDTLRSLLALTDVMGTGHHAAVSAGVEAGSTCVVVGDGAVGLCGVLAARRLGAERIVALGHHEDRLDLAAEFGATETIHAHGEEAIERARETTHGGPNHVLECVGAAASMNAAIDICRDGGTVGYVGVPHGVEDGGLDLFGLFGGNVALRGGVAPVRAYAEELMADVLAGTLDPSPIFTQTVDLDGVPEGYRAMDEREAIKVLVKPHGNE; this is translated from the coding sequence ATGCGCGCAGCGATCTACCGTGGTCCCGGAGAGATCACCGTCGAAGAGGTTCCCCGCCCCGAACTCGAGTCCTCGACCGACGCCGTCGTCCGCGTCACCCACACCGCGGTCTGTGGGTCCGATCTATGGTTCTACCGGGGGGACAGCGACCGAGAGGTCGGCTCCCGCGTCGGTCACGAGCCGATGGGAGTCGTCGAAGCCGTCGGCGCGGACGTCCGGTCGGTCGCGCCCGGCGATCGGGTGTTCGCGCCCTTCCTCGTCAGCTGCGGCGCCTGTGAGTTCTGTCGGAAGGGGCTACACACCTCCTGTGTCAACGGGGACTCGTGGGGCGGCGACAACGGCGGCGGGCAGGGCGAGTACGTCCGCACACCGCACGCCGACGGAACGCTCGTTCGGGTGCCCGACCGCCACGCCGACGACGAGGACACGCTCCGGTCGCTGTTAGCCCTGACGGACGTGATGGGGACCGGCCACCACGCCGCCGTGAGCGCCGGCGTCGAGGCCGGATCGACCTGCGTCGTCGTGGGCGACGGGGCGGTCGGACTGTGTGGTGTCCTCGCCGCACGCCGCCTCGGTGCCGAGCGGATCGTCGCCCTCGGCCACCACGAGGACCGACTCGACCTCGCCGCCGAGTTCGGCGCGACGGAGACGATACACGCCCACGGCGAGGAGGCCATAGAACGGGCGAGGGAGACGACCCATGGCGGTCCGAATCACGTCCTCGAGTGCGTCGGCGCGGCCGCCTCGATGAACGCGGCGATCGATATCTGCCGGGACGGCGGCACCGTCGGCTACGTCGGCGTCCCCCACGGGGTCGAAGACGGGGGCCTCGATCTGTTCGGGCTGTTCGGCGGCAACGTCGCCCTGCGCGGTGGGGTCGCGCCGGTTCGCGCCTACGCCGAGGAGCTAATGGCCGACGTGCTGGCCGGAACGCTCGACCCGAGCCCGATCTTCACGCAAACTGTCGACCTCGACGGCGTTCCGGAGGGGTATCGTGCCATGGACGAGCGGGAGGCGATCAAGGTGTTGGTGAAACCACACGGAAACGAGTGA
- a CDS encoding DICT sensory domain-containing protein yields the protein MSLTELIAGVEGHEKTLTVFNADEGTIGVLREQFHDRNVSVSGEHTPSGKPDAFTVLADEDEFVAAADIESVLDDGNERTEPGFDGDAYRPILDHLDETMFTSYDIEQMVAASREIEDRAWRVGKGTLHSGFQKLSILSGQMNIYEQLAQKGSLNVHAYAVPDADVPEHDTDLTIHVERSDEIERSWFVAYDGAGVDVNKCALLAEERDPRSFYGFWTYDPSTVDWIIDHLESTYGLLESQ from the coding sequence ATGTCTCTTACCGAACTCATCGCCGGGGTCGAGGGCCACGAAAAGACGCTTACGGTCTTCAACGCCGACGAGGGGACCATCGGCGTCCTCCGGGAGCAGTTCCACGACCGGAACGTCTCCGTCTCCGGGGAGCACACGCCGAGCGGGAAGCCGGACGCGTTCACGGTTCTCGCCGACGAGGACGAGTTCGTCGCGGCCGCCGACATCGAGAGTGTCCTCGACGACGGGAACGAACGGACCGAACCGGGCTTCGATGGCGACGCCTACCGCCCGATCCTCGATCACCTCGACGAGACGATGTTTACCTCCTACGACATCGAGCAGATGGTCGCGGCCTCCCGGGAGATCGAGGACCGCGCCTGGCGGGTCGGCAAGGGGACGCTGCACTCGGGGTTCCAGAAGCTCTCGATTCTCTCGGGACAGATGAACATCTACGAGCAACTCGCTCAGAAGGGCAGCCTCAACGTCCACGCCTACGCCGTCCCCGACGCCGACGTTCCCGAACACGACACCGACCTCACGATCCACGTCGAACGAAGCGACGAGATCGAGCGGTCGTGGTTCGTCGCCTACGACGGCGCCGGTGTCGACGTCAACAAGTGTGCGCTCCTCGCCGAGGAACGCGACCCCCGGTCGTTCTATGGCTTTTGGACCTACGATCCCTCGACCGTCGATTGGATCATCGACCACCTCGAGTCGACGTACGGCCTCCTCGAATCGCAGTGA
- the ahbB gene encoding siroheme decarboxylase subunit beta: MSQTAGLDRIDRAVVNAYQGGFPVVERPFEPAAAALRDRGVDVTAAELLERVRTLDDEGVLTRFGALINAAEIGGAATLVAMHAPEERFEEIAEAVNARREVAHNYRREHPHLNMWFVVSVADADAIEAVLDGIEAETGQETYNLPKQREFRVEAKFLLDGPLPDGDLDRSGLGPTVEPAESGALTPDERDLVVEIQGGLPITETPYADVAEALGTDVEWVLRTIKRFDAAGKIRRVGVVPNHYALGYTENGMTVWDVPDEKLDVVGPEVAGLDFVTHCYERPRHEGVWPYNFFAMTHGRSDEESEQRIQQVKETMERHWDVGSDDWDSLFSTEILKKTGIRLDERADANTE; encoded by the coding sequence ATGAGTCAAACCGCCGGGCTGGACCGGATCGACCGCGCCGTCGTCAACGCTTATCAGGGCGGCTTTCCGGTCGTCGAACGCCCGTTCGAACCCGCCGCGGCAGCCCTCCGGGATCGCGGTGTAGACGTGACAGCGGCGGAACTACTCGAGCGGGTCCGAACGCTCGACGACGAGGGCGTCCTGACCCGGTTCGGCGCGTTGATAAACGCCGCGGAGATCGGCGGCGCGGCGACGCTCGTCGCCATGCACGCCCCCGAAGAGCGCTTCGAGGAGATCGCCGAGGCGGTCAACGCCCGCCGAGAGGTCGCTCACAACTACCGGCGCGAACACCCACACCTGAACATGTGGTTCGTCGTCTCGGTCGCGGACGCCGACGCGATCGAGGCGGTCCTCGACGGGATCGAGGCCGAGACCGGACAGGAGACGTACAACCTCCCGAAACAACGGGAGTTCCGCGTCGAGGCGAAGTTCCTCCTCGACGGGCCGCTTCCCGACGGCGACCTCGATCGCTCCGGGCTCGGTCCCACCGTCGAACCGGCCGAGTCGGGGGCGTTGACTCCCGACGAACGCGACCTCGTCGTCGAGATTCAGGGCGGGTTACCGATCACCGAGACCCCCTACGCCGACGTCGCCGAGGCCCTCGGAACCGACGTCGAATGGGTCCTCCGGACGATCAAACGCTTCGACGCCGCCGGGAAGATCCGACGCGTCGGCGTCGTCCCCAACCACTACGCGCTCGGATACACGGAGAACGGGATGACTGTCTGGGACGTCCCCGACGAGAAACTCGACGTCGTCGGTCCTGAGGTCGCCGGTCTGGACTTCGTCACCCACTGCTACGAGCGCCCGAGACACGAGGGCGTGTGGCCGTACAACTTCTTCGCGATGACGCACGGCCGAAGCGACGAGGAGAGCGAACAGCGGATCCAGCAGGTAAAGGAGACGATGGAGCGCCACTGGGACGTCGGCTCCGACGACTGGGATTCGCTGTTCTCGACGGAGATACTCAAAAAGACCGGGATCCGACTCGACGAACGCGCCGACGCCAACACGGAGTAG
- a CDS encoding precorrin-2 dehydrogenase/sirohydrochlorin ferrochelatase family protein — protein sequence MIPLYHDFTDETVLVFGGGPVGARKARRFAREANVVVVSPEFAADGYGEAELVRAAPDAGTVAGWFDRTDPALAVAATDVDPVNEAVEREARNRGTLINRADHSGERGPGGVVVPATVRDGGVAVSISTGGASPALSKELRKRIEGELDGAGELAAITADVRSELKARGVDPARRRRAVRAAVQSPRVWKDLGTGVSNARQTVDAVVDAALGEKS from the coding sequence ATGATTCCGCTCTATCACGACTTCACCGATGAGACGGTTCTCGTCTTCGGCGGCGGTCCGGTCGGTGCCCGGAAGGCCAGACGCTTCGCCCGGGAGGCGAACGTCGTCGTCGTCAGTCCCGAGTTCGCGGCCGACGGCTACGGCGAGGCGGAACTCGTCCGGGCCGCCCCGGATGCCGGGACCGTTGCCGGGTGGTTCGACCGGACCGACCCCGCACTCGCCGTCGCGGCGACGGACGTCGATCCGGTGAACGAGGCGGTCGAACGGGAAGCCCGCAACCGCGGAACGCTCATAAACCGGGCGGATCACTCCGGCGAGCGCGGCCCGGGCGGCGTCGTCGTCCCCGCGACTGTCCGAGACGGCGGCGTCGCAGTCTCGATCTCGACCGGCGGAGCCAGCCCCGCCCTCTCGAAGGAACTCCGCAAGCGGATCGAGGGCGAACTCGACGGCGCGGGCGAACTCGCGGCGATAACCGCCGACGTTCGATCGGAGCTGAAAGCCCGCGGCGTCGACCCGGCCCGCCGCCGTCGTGCCGTTCGGGCCGCCGTCCAGTCGCCGAGGGTTTGGAAGGATTTAGGTACGGGTGTCTCCAACGCTCGACAAACAGTTGACGCCGTCGTCGACGCGGCGTTGGGTGAGAAGTCGTGA